One region of Gammaproteobacteria bacterium genomic DNA includes:
- a CDS encoding STAS domain-containing protein, producing MPVSSKENGGSVNIVVTGRFDFNDHSNFRESYRNFAPSARYNIDMSGTEYMDSSALGMLLLLREHAGGDSASITISGCKPEIHKILSIANFQKLFEIR from the coding sequence ATGCCAGTAAGTAGCAAGGAAAACGGCGGTAGCGTCAACATAGTAGTTACCGGGAGATTTGACTTTAATGATCACTCTAATTTTAGAGAGTCATATAGAAATTTCGCACCTAGTGCACGATATAATATCGACATGAGCGGAACTGAATACATGGACAGTTCCGCGCTCGGTATGCTGTTGCTATTAAGAGAGCATGCCGGTGGTGATAGCGCTTCAATAACGATTAGCGGGTGCAAGCCAGAGATTCATAAAATTCTCAGTATTGCCAATTTTCAGAAATTGTTCGAAATTCGCTAA